A window of the Callospermophilus lateralis isolate mCalLat2 chromosome 7, mCalLat2.hap1, whole genome shotgun sequence genome harbors these coding sequences:
- the Efhd2 gene encoding EF-hand domain-containing protein D2 produces the protein MATDELATKLSRRLQMEGEGGGEGGDEAAEQPGLNGAAAGAPDEAAEALGSADGELSAKLLRRADLNQGIGEPQSPSRRVFNPYTEFKEFSRKQIKDMERMFKQYDAGRDGFIDLMELKLMMEKLGAPQTHLGLKNMIKEVDEDLDSKLSFREFLLIFRKAAAGELQESGLHVLARLSEIDVSTEGVKGAKSFFEAKVQAINVSSRFEEEIKAEQEERKKQAEEMKQRKAAFKELQSTFK, from the exons ATGGCCACGGACGAGCTGGCCACCAAGCTGAGCCGGCGGCTGCAGATGGAGGGCGAGGGCGGCGGCGAGGGCGGCGACGAGGCCGCGGAGCAGCCCGGCCTGAACGGGGCGGCGGCGGGGGCGCCCGACGAGGCGGCCGAGGCGCTGGGCAGCGCGGACGGCGAGCTGAGCGCCAAGCTGCTGCGGCGCGCGGACCTCAACCAGGGCATCGGCGAGCCCCAGTCGCCCAGCCGCCGCGTCTTCAACCCCTACACCGAGTTCAAGGAGTTCTCCAGGAAGCAGATCAAGGACATGGAGAGGATGTTCAAGCA GTACGATGCCGGGCGGGACGGCTTCATCGACCTGATGGAACTGAAGCTCATGATGGAGAAACTTGGGGCCCCCCAGACCCACTTGGGCCTGAAGAACATGATCAAGGAGGTGGACGAGGACTTGGACAGCAAGCTCAGCTTCCGGGAG TTCCTCCTGATCTTCCGCAAGGCGGCGGCCGGGGAGCTGCAGGAAAGCGGGCTGCACGTGCTGGCCCGCCTCTCCGAGATCGACGTCTCCACCGAGGGCGTCAAGGGGGCCAAGAGCTTCTTCGAGGCCAAG GTGCAGGCCATCAACGTGTCCAGCCGCTTTGAGGAGGAGATCAAGGCGgagcaggaggagaggaagaaacAGGCCGAGGAGATGAAGCAGCGGAAAGCGGCCTTCAAGGAGCTGCAGTCCACCTTCAAGTAG